One genomic region from Pseudoduganella dura encodes:
- a CDS encoding extracellular catalytic domain type 2 short-chain-length polyhydroxyalkanoate depolymerase, which translates to MMRSTFARYPIACAALAAMLLSVLAASARAEAAALPAMKTSRLSVSGLSSGGYMAVQFDVAYSASVTGAGIIAAGPYSCSRGRLSIATMKCSCTSGTPWCNVSPGGTNVPELLDITRRHAERGAIDATANLAGHRIWLFSGLADSVVPMAVMDDLQAYYQHYVRPGNIRYRKDVRAEHAMPTDSFGNKCDKLGSPYISDCDVDGAGELLQWIYGALAPKTGNGATGRFVEFDQAEFLPHPADHGMAATGWLYVPPGCEGAGQGCRLHVAFHGCKQNSALVKEAWVRHAGYNGWADANRIVVLYPQAAALRFRNPNSCWDWFSYDDPDFAVKSGRQMRAVKKMTERLMGNGAPAGRPVAVPNGAVPTSP; encoded by the coding sequence ATGATGCGTTCGACGTTCGCCCGTTACCCCATTGCCTGCGCCGCGCTGGCGGCAATGCTGTTGTCCGTGCTGGCGGCATCGGCGCGGGCGGAAGCCGCTGCCCTGCCCGCGATGAAGACGAGCCGGCTGTCGGTCTCCGGCCTGTCCTCGGGCGGCTACATGGCGGTGCAGTTCGACGTGGCGTACTCGGCGAGCGTGACCGGTGCGGGCATCATCGCCGCCGGGCCGTACTCCTGCTCGCGGGGCAGGCTGAGCATTGCAACGATGAAATGCAGCTGTACCTCGGGAACGCCCTGGTGCAACGTATCGCCGGGTGGCACGAACGTGCCGGAACTGCTGGACATCACCCGCCGCCACGCCGAGCGCGGCGCCATCGACGCGACCGCGAACCTGGCGGGCCACCGGATCTGGCTGTTCTCGGGCCTGGCCGACAGCGTGGTGCCGATGGCCGTGATGGACGACCTGCAGGCGTACTACCAGCACTATGTCCGGCCCGGAAACATCCGCTATCGCAAGGATGTGCGGGCCGAGCATGCGATGCCCACCGACAGCTTCGGCAACAAGTGCGACAAGCTCGGCTCGCCCTATATCAGCGACTGCGACGTGGATGGTGCCGGCGAGCTGCTGCAATGGATCTACGGTGCGCTGGCGCCGAAAACGGGCAACGGCGCCACCGGCCGCTTCGTGGAATTCGACCAGGCCGAATTCCTGCCCCACCCGGCCGACCACGGCATGGCGGCCACCGGCTGGCTGTACGTGCCGCCCGGTTGCGAGGGCGCGGGCCAGGGCTGCAGGCTGCACGTGGCCTTCCACGGCTGCAAGCAGAACTCGGCGCTCGTCAAGGAAGCCTGGGTGCGCCACGCCGGCTACAACGGCTGGGCCGATGCGAACCGGATCGTGGTGCTGTATCCGCAGGCCGCGGCGCTGCGGTTCAGGAACCCGAATTCGTGCTGGGACTGGTTCAGCTACGACGACCCGGATTTCGCCGTGAAATCCGGGCGGCAGATGCGGGCGGTGAAGAAAATGACCGAGCGCCTGATGGGCAACGGCGCGCCCGCAGGGCGCCCGGTGGCCGTGCCGAACGGAGCCGTTCCTACTTCACCCTGA
- a CDS encoding PPK2 family polyphosphate kinase → MKAGKLFRTAETPVLADADAALTPLCSGDEREDRHLGKSLHKEIAVLQEKLYAEHERKVLLVLQGVDCAGKDGTVHRLFRKINPMGLRPVRFDVPTSAETARDFLWRVHLQVPRKGEIAVFNRSHYEDVLHPVVYERIDALEAARRHAQIRDFERMLAESGTTIVKVFLHISKDEQRRRLQDRIDDPEKHWKFDPEDLKHREQWSGYHRAYEKAIAETDAPHAPWYIVPADSKPHRDIAVAMLLAETLRGMNLAFPAGDAKLAKIRVK, encoded by the coding sequence ATGAAGGCTGGCAAACTGTTTCGCACGGCGGAGACGCCGGTGCTGGCGGACGCAGACGCGGCGCTCACGCCGCTGTGCAGCGGCGACGAGCGCGAGGACCGGCACCTCGGCAAATCGCTGCACAAGGAAATCGCGGTATTGCAGGAAAAGCTGTACGCCGAGCACGAGCGCAAGGTGCTGCTGGTGCTGCAGGGTGTCGACTGCGCCGGCAAGGACGGCACCGTGCACCGGCTGTTCCGGAAGATCAATCCGATGGGTCTGCGGCCGGTGCGTTTCGACGTGCCCACGTCGGCCGAAACGGCGCGCGATTTCCTGTGGCGCGTGCACCTGCAGGTGCCGCGCAAGGGCGAGATCGCCGTGTTCAACCGCAGCCACTACGAGGACGTGCTGCATCCGGTCGTCTATGAACGGATCGACGCGCTCGAGGCGGCCCGCCGCCATGCGCAGATCCGCGACTTCGAGCGCATGCTGGCCGAATCGGGCACCACGATCGTCAAGGTGTTCCTGCATATCTCGAAGGACGAGCAGCGGCGACGGCTGCAGGACCGCATCGACGATCCGGAAAAGCACTGGAAATTCGATCCGGAAGACCTGAAGCACCGGGAACAGTGGTCCGGGTATCACCGGGCTTACGAGAAGGCGATCGCCGAGACCGATGCGCCGCATGCGCCGTGGTACATCGTGCCGGCCGATTCGAAGCCGCACCGGGATATCGCCGTGGCGATGCTGCTCGCGGAAACGCTGCGGGGCATGAACCTGGCGTTTCCGGCGGGGGATGCGAAGCTGGCGAAGATCAGGGTGAAGTAG